A section of the Pseudomonas lini genome encodes:
- a CDS encoding integrase domain-containing protein, producing the protein MALVGRREGRNFGYGRQLSYAGPQALKDLFAGGHFATVKAHSDRWQAFVRWCRSEDGPGYNDARQIDRRTLQDYAAYLRQQIQQGELCIATAQNRLSSVNRTLAALRGDQDVRIASPSQALGQQRSTVRTRAPYGQDHQQVRRVLEALGEQQHERVAAIVLLARTTGMRLREAILADLPRLHREAEHLGRINIQDGTKGGRSGASAPRWVAVNEEVKAALQFARKASPPRSRNLLARDESYAAFLQQTVLPARETLHEQGLKGFHELRAAYACERYEQLTGHAAPVNGGHCYRIDRDLDQQARQQISLELGHNRIDVVSAYIGGRE; encoded by the coding sequence ATGGCACTGGTCGGTCGGCGTGAGGGTCGCAACTTTGGCTATGGCCGCCAGCTGAGCTACGCCGGCCCACAAGCGCTAAAGGATCTGTTTGCCGGCGGCCACTTCGCCACGGTGAAAGCGCATAGCGATCGCTGGCAAGCGTTCGTGCGTTGGTGTCGATCAGAGGACGGCCCCGGTTACAACGATGCGCGCCAGATCGATCGACGGACGCTGCAAGACTACGCCGCTTACCTGCGTCAGCAGATCCAGCAAGGTGAACTCTGCATCGCCACCGCGCAGAACCGCCTGAGCAGCGTCAACCGCACCCTCGCTGCGCTGCGCGGTGATCAGGACGTGAGGATCGCCAGTCCGAGTCAGGCGTTAGGACAGCAGCGCTCGACCGTACGCACCCGCGCGCCGTATGGCCAAGACCACCAACAGGTGCGGCGAGTACTCGAGGCGCTTGGCGAACAGCAACACGAGCGGGTGGCCGCGATTGTCCTGTTGGCCCGAACAACCGGCATGCGCCTGCGCGAAGCGATCCTCGCCGACCTGCCACGCTTGCACCGCGAAGCCGAACACTTAGGCCGCATCAACATCCAGGACGGCACCAAGGGCGGCCGCTCAGGCGCATCAGCGCCGCGATGGGTCGCGGTAAATGAAGAGGTGAAAGCGGCGCTGCAGTTTGCTCGCAAGGCATCGCCGCCCCGCAGCCGCAACTTACTGGCCCGCGACGAAAGCTACGCCGCGTTTCTGCAACAGACCGTGCTCCCCGCCCGAGAAACGCTGCATGAACAAGGGCTGAAGGGTTTCCATGAACTGCGAGCAGCCTACGCCTGCGAGCGCTACGAACAGCTCACGGGGCACGCCGCACCAGTCAATGGCGGCCACTGCTATCGCATTGACCGCGACCTTGATCAACAGGCGCGCCAACAAATCAGCCTAGAGCTCGGGCATAACCGGATCGATGTGGTTTCGGCCTACATTGGAGGTCGAGAGTGA
- a CDS encoding YfjI family protein, with the protein MQLCEAFEPPQPLLEYQQAPLSYPVEALGELLGPAVERLAEVIGVPCAMAAQSVLASAALVSQGHANVQLDGRTYPLSLYLLTVASSGDRKSAVDHLALKAARDWERQQWTLYAEKLKAYRAATSIMAKPKTAKKHAKSESSELSEPVPPRLIIAEPTIEALVKSLCQGLPSMGLFNDEGGQFLGSSTMSKENRLKAITTLSTLWDGSPIDRARSMPGESLRAYDRRLSLHLMLQPYLANQLFKDPVINGQGILGRCLISWPERLAGQRLYKAIDLTRDAKLQRYQQRITALLQQPWSLHQDGSLNPATLELTAHARRAWIDIHDTIECQSGEFGELAGVQPVAGKAAANVLRIAGVLAMVEEASQLDEAHIQRASTLMDYYLAEIQRLTEQEPVNSRCEEADRLLRWLVQKGWTHFTIRDVNRNGPRFARKSADHTASLLVVLITHRWLSSRDGTTFEVRHVPPQ; encoded by the coding sequence ATGCAACTGTGCGAAGCGTTCGAGCCACCACAACCGTTGCTGGAATATCAGCAGGCGCCACTGTCCTACCCGGTCGAAGCACTGGGGGAATTGTTGGGCCCTGCGGTCGAACGACTGGCCGAGGTGATCGGCGTGCCCTGCGCCATGGCCGCGCAATCGGTGCTGGCCAGCGCTGCTCTGGTGAGCCAGGGTCATGCCAATGTCCAACTCGACGGCCGAACCTATCCGCTGTCCCTCTACCTACTGACAGTGGCGTCCTCGGGTGATCGCAAAAGCGCGGTGGACCATCTGGCACTGAAGGCCGCGCGTGACTGGGAACGACAGCAGTGGACCCTGTATGCGGAAAAGCTCAAAGCCTATCGCGCCGCTACCAGCATCATGGCCAAACCCAAAACCGCAAAGAAACACGCGAAGTCGGAAAGCAGCGAACTATCTGAGCCGGTACCCCCGAGGCTGATCATTGCCGAACCGACCATTGAGGCCCTAGTCAAAAGTCTGTGCCAGGGCTTGCCCAGCATGGGCTTGTTCAATGATGAGGGCGGCCAGTTCTTGGGCAGCAGCACCATGAGCAAAGAGAATCGGCTCAAGGCGATCACTACCTTGTCGACACTGTGGGATGGCAGCCCGATCGACCGGGCGCGCTCTATGCCTGGAGAAAGCCTGCGGGCCTATGACCGCCGTCTCAGCCTGCATCTGATGCTTCAGCCCTACCTGGCCAATCAACTGTTCAAAGACCCGGTGATCAATGGCCAAGGCATCCTCGGCCGTTGCCTGATCAGTTGGCCCGAGCGCCTGGCCGGCCAGCGACTCTACAAGGCGATCGACCTAACCCGAGATGCCAAACTCCAGCGCTACCAACAGCGGATCACCGCCCTGCTGCAACAGCCCTGGTCGCTTCACCAGGATGGATCACTGAATCCCGCCACCCTGGAGCTGACTGCCCATGCCCGCCGGGCCTGGATTGATATTCACGACACCATCGAGTGTCAGTCTGGTGAGTTTGGCGAGCTGGCCGGCGTCCAGCCTGTCGCGGGCAAGGCCGCGGCAAATGTGCTGCGTATCGCGGGTGTGCTGGCCATGGTTGAAGAGGCCAGTCAGCTGGACGAAGCACACATCCAGCGCGCCTCCACGTTGATGGATTACTACCTGGCCGAGATCCAGCGCCTGACCGAACAGGAACCGGTCAATAGCCGATGCGAAGAGGCGGATCGGCTGCTGCGCTGGCTGGTGCAGAAAGGCTGGACCCACTTCACCATTCGCGACGTCAATCGCAACGGCCCTCGTTTTGCCCGCAAAAGCGCTGACCATACCGCCTCTTTATTGGTCGTGCTGATCACTCATCGCTGGCTGAGCAGCCGCGATGGAACGACCTTCGAGGTACGCCATGTTCCGCCTCAATGA